The following is a genomic window from Halobacterium sp. R2-5.
CTCCTCGCGGACGGTCTGCAGGACGCGGTCCTGGTAGCCGTCCAGCGGCCCGCTGCCGTGTACGACCACGAACTCCCGGTCGTCGACCCACAGGGTCTCCACCGCGGGCAGCCCCAGCGAGACGGGGTCCATGTTCCCGCGGACCGCCACGAGGTCGCCGCCTGCGAGGTCCTCGACGGCCTCGTAGGTGGCCTCGCTGTCGAAGTCGCCGGCGTGGACGACCTCGTCTGCGTCTTCGACCTCCTGCTCGACGAACCCGGGAATCTCGGATTCGCGGGACGGCACGTGCGTGTCGCTGAGAACCGCGAGGCGGCGCATGTCCGGTCTTCGGCAGCCACCCGGAAATACGTTGAAGCCGCTGGCGCCACCACTGGCGACTGTGCCAACGCACGTCGTCACGGTCTTCCTCCGGAACGGGACGGACGTACTGCTGTTGCGCCGCAGCGACGACGTCGGCTCGTACCCCGGGCAGTGGGGCGCGGTCGCCGGCCACGCAGAGGGCGACCCGGACACGCAAGCCCGCGTCGAAATCACCGAGGAGACGGGGCTCGACGACGCTGCTTCGCTCGTCCGCCGCGGCGACTCGTTCGAAGTACGCGACCCCGAGCACGGCACGTGGGTCGTCCACCCGTACCTCTTCGACTGCGCGACCCGGGAGGTCGACCCGAACTGGGAGACGGCGACCTACGAGTGGGTGCCCGCGACCGGAATCCGGGAGCGCGAGACCGTCCCCGAGCTCTGGGCGTCCT
Proteins encoded in this region:
- a CDS encoding YfcE family phosphodiesterase, producing MRRLAVLSDTHVPSRESEIPGFVEQEVEDADEVVHAGDFDSEATYEAVEDLAGGDLVAVRGNMDPVSLGLPAVETLWVDDREFVVVHGSGPLDGYQDRVLQTVREERESEDAIVVSGHTHELTDHVVDGVRHLNPGSATGADPAAEATMLAVDVDGGDVAVSVLRE